The Rhodocytophaga rosea genome has a segment encoding these proteins:
- a CDS encoding putative quinol monooxygenase: MRYILIFLIMLLPSISVFAQKSDMMIRIAEIEIHSTYLEEYTKILQEEAEASLRLEPGVISIFPMYQQENPNQIRILEIYANKEAYKSHLKTPHFQKYKTTTLNMVKSLKLIDMKALDTDTMRNIFSKLKK; this comes from the coding sequence ATGAGGTATATTCTGATTTTTTTAATAATGCTGTTGCCAAGTATCAGTGTATTTGCTCAGAAATCTGATATGATGATTCGTATTGCAGAAATAGAGATTCACTCGACTTACCTGGAAGAGTATACTAAAATTCTCCAGGAGGAAGCTGAAGCATCCTTGCGGTTAGAACCTGGTGTTATTTCCATATTCCCCATGTATCAGCAGGAAAACCCGAACCAGATCAGAATTCTGGAAATATATGCGAACAAAGAAGCGTATAAGTCTCATTTAAAAACCCCGCATTTTCAGAAATATAAAACTACCACGCTTAATATGGTAAAATCATTAAAGCTTATAGATATGAAGGCATTAGATACAGATACTATGCGTAATATATTTTCTAAGTTGAAAAAATAA
- a CDS encoding DUF6624 domain-containing protein, whose translation MQPFSILSLVLLLVFTKGITQARSWQYRPQISIPYDSLRQVLEGIYDTDQGIREKMSSAQGDELGKIIFQMQKIDSANQVAIKSILYKYGWLPQNKVGEKAADAIFYVVQHADMELIRQYFPALKKLARQKEARTTHAAMMEDRLLMYEGKKQIYGTQATSRLRTDGRGAIWPVQNPSKVNQLRKEAGFDLTVEENAKRLDAIYDPNEKLPEVK comes from the coding sequence ATGCAACCATTTTCAATTCTATCTCTGGTTTTGCTCTTAGTATTTACAAAAGGTATTACTCAGGCAAGAAGTTGGCAATATAGACCTCAGATTTCAATCCCTTATGATTCGTTGAGGCAAGTATTAGAAGGCATTTATGACACAGATCAGGGGATAAGAGAAAAAATGAGTTCGGCTCAGGGAGACGAGTTAGGGAAGATTATTTTTCAAATGCAAAAGATAGATTCAGCAAATCAGGTTGCCATAAAATCTATTCTATACAAATATGGCTGGCTTCCACAAAATAAAGTGGGGGAAAAGGCCGCTGATGCTATCTTCTATGTGGTTCAACATGCAGATATGGAGTTGATCAGGCAATATTTTCCTGCATTGAAAAAGCTTGCCAGGCAAAAGGAAGCCAGAACGACACATGCTGCCATGATGGAAGACCGATTACTGATGTATGAGGGGAAGAAACAAATTTATGGCACCCAAGCCACCAGTCGCTTAAGAACGGATGGAAGAGGGGCTATCTGGCCAGTTCAGAATCCATCAAAAGTGAATCAACTCCGTAAAGAAGCCGGATTTGATTTAACTGTAGAAGAAAATGCCAAACGGTTAGATGCTATCTATGACCCAAATGAAAAATTACCTGAGGTAAAATAA
- a CDS encoding PVC-type heme-binding CxxCH protein, producing the protein MTLPRLFTFFLFTVFLYSTAYSSTPGPDVARYGKVAANREYTLQATMLGYFGPDGKRNPVLQANKGDMVRIRIVNGENMTHDIALENMGLKSKTLAQKGDTTSIVFKADQSDTYFCSIPGHRAAGMVGKFEIVEGAIITEVVIAGFIPKKNNKALNLGFENGTTNDWTATGDAFTEALISTDPSPVHENDQRINMSGKYFITSGGTKNYKRTGTLSSVPFTVTHPFAAFKVSGGALQDTRVELVRTDNNEVFFQITGSGRATLQPVVVDLSDLQNKEIFIRLVDNETGISQIPYIGDDKFAHINFDDFQFYSTRPNFPNELKQTDIIILPPLDPIVHSGLSGTEAAKSMTTQKGFSVKLAAAEPDVIRPISFTIDAKGRLWVVEAHTYPIRAAEGKGKDRILIFEDTNGDGSLDKRIVFTEGLNLISAIEVGMGGVWLGSAPHLLFIPIDKSGDKPAGPPQILLDGWGYEDTHEMLNNFRWGPDGWLYGTHGVFTHSNVGKPGAPDAERTKLNAGVWRYHPTTKKFELFAEGTSNPWGIDFNDYGHPFITVCVIPHMFHVIQGARYHRQAGKHFNPYTYDDIKQSGDHVHWIGDRGPHAGNFRSNSKGGGHAHAGAMIYLGSENWPKEYRNHIFMNNIHGSRVNVDLPNRKGSGYLVSHGEDFLLTNDTWSQWLNFRYDGSGSVFAIDWYDKNQCHSPNPDVHQKTMGRIFKISHETDKWVQVDLTKASDMELVNYQLYPNEWYVRNSRLILQERGGNKKVHKALKKILNENPDVTRQLRALWTLHVTKGLTEKDLLPLLAHQNEYMRSWAIQLLSEDNNASDAALTRFAELAKTDNSALVRLYLSSAIQRTAPEKRWPTLEALLERAEDKDDHNLPLMLWYAFEPTVPIDINRAVELAMKAKVPQVLPFTIQRVAALNNAESVKTLQSLQQRLEKMEHSDQNHEVQALIKKVLEPKQ; encoded by the coding sequence ATGACCTTACCCCGTTTGTTCACCTTTTTTTTATTTACTGTTTTTCTGTATTCAACTGCCTATAGCTCAACTCCTGGTCCTGATGTTGCCAGATACGGAAAAGTTGCTGCCAACAGGGAATATACTCTGCAAGCGACTATGCTCGGATATTTCGGCCCGGATGGTAAACGAAATCCGGTATTGCAGGCCAACAAGGGCGATATGGTACGCATCCGGATTGTGAATGGTGAAAACATGACCCACGATATTGCCCTGGAAAATATGGGACTGAAAAGCAAAACCCTTGCCCAGAAAGGAGACACCACCAGCATTGTATTCAAAGCCGATCAGAGTGATACCTATTTCTGCTCCATTCCAGGACATAGGGCTGCCGGGATGGTAGGCAAATTTGAAATAGTAGAAGGAGCCATTATTACAGAAGTTGTGATCGCTGGATTTATCCCCAAAAAGAATAACAAAGCCTTAAATCTTGGTTTTGAAAATGGGACAACTAATGACTGGACAGCCACAGGAGATGCCTTTACGGAGGCTTTAATATCAACTGATCCTTCTCCGGTACATGAAAACGATCAGCGGATCAATATGTCGGGGAAGTATTTTATTACCAGCGGCGGTACAAAAAATTACAAAAGAACCGGTACACTCTCTTCCGTTCCTTTTACAGTTACGCATCCCTTTGCCGCTTTCAAAGTTTCCGGAGGGGCCCTGCAGGATACCAGGGTAGAACTGGTGAGAACAGATAATAATGAAGTTTTCTTCCAGATCACCGGTTCCGGACGGGCTACCTTGCAGCCGGTAGTAGTGGATTTATCTGACTTGCAAAACAAGGAAATTTTTATCCGGCTGGTTGATAATGAAACCGGTATTTCGCAGATTCCTTATATTGGAGATGATAAATTTGCGCACATCAATTTCGATGATTTTCAGTTTTATTCCACCCGCCCCAATTTCCCGAACGAGCTTAAGCAGACAGATATTATTATTCTTCCTCCCCTTGATCCCATTGTGCATTCCGGGCTTTCCGGAACAGAAGCCGCTAAGAGCATGACCACACAAAAAGGCTTTTCTGTAAAGCTGGCAGCTGCTGAACCGGATGTGATCCGTCCCATTAGTTTTACCATAGATGCCAAAGGAAGGCTTTGGGTGGTGGAGGCGCATACCTATCCCATCCGCGCTGCAGAAGGGAAAGGCAAAGACCGCATTCTGATCTTTGAAGATACCAATGGGGATGGCAGCTTAGACAAACGGATTGTTTTTACAGAAGGACTCAACCTGATCAGTGCCATCGAAGTAGGCATGGGAGGGGTGTGGTTGGGTTCGGCACCCCATCTGCTGTTTATTCCGATTGATAAATCCGGCGATAAACCGGCTGGTCCGCCGCAGATCCTGCTGGATGGATGGGGCTATGAAGACACCCATGAAATGCTTAATAATTTCCGCTGGGGGCCAGATGGCTGGTTGTATGGAACGCATGGGGTATTTACCCATTCCAATGTAGGAAAACCAGGAGCCCCGGATGCTGAGCGTACCAAACTCAATGCCGGTGTATGGCGCTATCATCCCACCACTAAAAAGTTTGAATTGTTTGCCGAAGGAACCAGCAATCCATGGGGTATCGACTTTAATGACTATGGCCATCCCTTTATCACCGTGTGTGTGATTCCGCATATGTTCCATGTGATTCAGGGAGCCAGGTACCATCGTCAGGCAGGCAAGCATTTTAATCCCTATACCTATGATGATATCAAACAATCGGGTGATCATGTACACTGGATCGGCGACAGAGGACCACATGCCGGTAATTTCCGGTCTAACTCAAAAGGCGGTGGCCACGCCCATGCCGGTGCCATGATCTATCTGGGCAGCGAAAACTGGCCTAAGGAGTACCGCAATCATATTTTTATGAACAATATCCACGGAAGCCGGGTGAATGTAGATCTGCCCAACCGCAAAGGTTCCGGCTATCTGGTTAGCCATGGGGAGGATTTCCTATTGACTAACGATACCTGGTCGCAGTGGCTCAACTTCCGTTATGATGGCAGTGGTTCTGTATTTGCCATCGACTGGTACGATAAAAACCAGTGTCATAGTCCTAATCCGGATGTGCACCAGAAAACCATGGGCCGCATTTTTAAGATCAGCCATGAAACGGATAAATGGGTGCAAGTGGATCTGACCAAAGCCTCTGATATGGAACTGGTCAACTATCAATTGTATCCCAACGAATGGTACGTACGGAATTCCAGACTTATTTTGCAGGAACGGGGTGGCAATAAGAAAGTCCACAAAGCCTTAAAGAAGATATTGAACGAAAATCCGGATGTGACCAGACAACTCCGGGCACTGTGGACACTGCATGTGACGAAAGGATTGACTGAGAAAGATCTGCTACCATTATTAGCTCACCAAAATGAATATATGCGCAGCTGGGCGATTCAACTTTTATCTGAAGACAACAATGCTTCGGATGCAGCCCTTACCCGTTTTGCAGAATTAGCCAAAACTGATAACTCAGCCCTGGTACGTTTATATCTGAGTTCTGCCATCCAGCGGACGGCACCGGAAAAAAGATGGCCTACCCTGGAAGCACTTCTTGAGCGTGCCGAAGACAAAGACGATCATAACCTGCCTTTGATGCTCTGGTATGCCTTCGAACCCACAGTGCCTATAGATATAAACCGGGCAGTTGAACTGGCTATGAAGGCAAAAGTGCCGCAGGTATTGCCCTTTACCATTCAGCGGGTAGCGGCTCTCAACAATGCGGAATCTGTTAAAACCCTGCAAAGCCTGCAACAACGCTTGGAAAAAATGGAGCACTCCGACCAGAATCATGAAGTGCAAGCACTGATTAAGAAGGTATTGGAGCCGAAACAGTAG
- a CDS encoding LytR/AlgR family response regulator transcription factor, whose amino-acid sequence MAIYTFRLKQLTEKSPYHPDVPLFLVLIPCISAFNYYLTYSKIAFNWYLLLTFTIDTVQGYLAWLGARAVILYLDKKFPYENNPAQRILIQIASTCVISLSIISILTELVSWIVRGRPALLNFYTNDLFIISIWFLVINGIYIGLYYYRQLQKSEDQRKEESRIIAQGFSVKVGKQNIWLNFDDLTGFYVDENYVMASHKQGQKYCLEQSLDKLEKTLPTTFFFRLNRQFIIHRQIISGFKRSDNGKILVLLNGGESFPAEVPVSRTKAPAFKTWFEPA is encoded by the coding sequence ATGGCCATTTATACATTCAGGTTGAAGCAACTCACAGAGAAAAGTCCGTATCACCCGGATGTGCCACTGTTTCTGGTGCTGATCCCTTGCATAAGTGCATTTAATTATTATCTCACTTATTCAAAAATTGCCTTCAACTGGTATCTGTTGCTCACTTTTACGATTGATACCGTCCAAGGCTATCTGGCCTGGCTTGGGGCGAGGGCGGTTATTCTGTATTTAGACAAGAAATTTCCGTATGAAAATAATCCTGCTCAACGGATCTTAATTCAGATAGCCAGTACCTGTGTCATCAGTTTATCTATCATTAGTATACTTACTGAACTGGTCAGCTGGATTGTAAGAGGCAGGCCGGCGCTATTGAATTTTTATACCAACGATTTATTTATCATCAGCATCTGGTTCCTGGTGATTAATGGCATTTATATCGGGCTGTATTATTACCGGCAGCTACAGAAGTCGGAAGATCAACGTAAGGAAGAAAGCCGCATTATTGCGCAAGGGTTTTCGGTAAAAGTGGGCAAGCAAAACATATGGCTCAATTTTGATGACCTGACTGGCTTTTATGTGGACGAAAACTATGTAATGGCCAGCCACAAACAAGGACAGAAATATTGCCTGGAGCAATCACTCGATAAACTCGAAAAAACCTTACCAACTACATTCTTCTTCCGGCTCAACCGCCAGTTTATTATCCACCGCCAGATCATTTCTGGCTTCAAACGTTCCGACAATGGAAAGATATTGGTGCTGCTCAATGGGGGCGAAAGCTTTCCTGCCGAAGTACCGGTAAGCCGTACCAAAGCACCTGCCTTTAAAACCTGGTTCGAGCCAGCCTGA
- a CDS encoding serine hydrolase domain-containing protein, which translates to MKRFFTLSFHLCLILGSCAPYLKDLPVKTCEESSETINPNFPGANEMQQALQELVSNGIPGVSLAVYSPDGWWASAAGLAKIEDNTLMQPCHLQYTQSVSKTYMAVAVLKLVEQGKISLGDPITKHLPARYSRYITSADKITVQMLLNHTSGIPEYNFTPAYVTYFLQHPTHYFSAEDYLKYIEGKDLDFTPGSKYSYRNTNYVILSLMADAITGDHAKFITETIITPLGLTQTFYRNQSGYPNYPHITNSYWDRYSNGIVENISQMQLTNVASMVGDDGIVVSPGDAVKFLRGLMEGKLLSAATMEKMQTWVLNSKGEPAYGLGLAHAKVNGYTAYGHSGGGIGAGCQLYYFPEKNLYMYIAINLGTVTNSPLHQHVGTTLDTIFTALLK; encoded by the coding sequence ATGAAACGCTTTTTTACATTGTCTTTCCATTTATGCTTAATCCTCGGCAGTTGTGCGCCTTACTTAAAAGATCTGCCGGTAAAAACTTGTGAGGAGTCTTCTGAAACCATCAATCCCAATTTTCCGGGAGCCAATGAAATGCAACAAGCATTACAGGAATTAGTCAGCAATGGGATTCCTGGCGTATCCTTGGCGGTTTATTCACCCGATGGCTGGTGGGCTTCCGCAGCAGGATTGGCAAAAATCGAAGATAATACGCTAATGCAGCCTTGCCATCTGCAATACACACAGAGTGTGTCGAAAACCTATATGGCAGTAGCTGTGCTGAAATTAGTAGAACAAGGCAAAATCAGTCTGGGTGATCCCATTACCAAACATCTACCGGCCAGATACAGCCGCTATATTACCAGTGCAGATAAAATAACCGTACAAATGCTACTCAACCATACGTCTGGCATTCCGGAATACAACTTCACACCTGCCTATGTAACGTATTTCCTGCAACATCCCACGCATTATTTCTCTGCCGAGGATTACCTGAAATATATCGAAGGCAAAGATTTAGATTTTACGCCTGGCAGTAAATATTCCTATCGAAACACCAATTATGTCATTCTGTCTCTCATGGCTGATGCGATTACTGGCGACCATGCGAAGTTTATCACTGAAACCATTATTACTCCATTAGGGCTTACCCAAACATTTTACAGAAATCAAAGCGGATATCCCAACTATCCGCATATTACCAATTCCTACTGGGACCGGTATAGCAACGGAATTGTAGAGAACATTTCACAGATGCAACTCACCAATGTGGCCTCTATGGTGGGCGACGATGGTATTGTGGTATCTCCGGGAGATGCAGTGAAATTTCTCAGAGGTTTAATGGAAGGAAAACTATTATCAGCAGCTACGATGGAAAAAATGCAAACCTGGGTACTCAACAGCAAAGGGGAACCGGCCTATGGACTAGGATTAGCTCATGCCAAAGTGAATGGATACACGGCTTATGGGCATTCCGGCGGCGGAATCGGAGCAGGTTGCCAGTTGTATTATTTTCCGGAGAAAAACTTGTATATGTATATCGCTATCAATCTGGGAACCGTTACAAACAGCCCTTTACATCAACATGTAGGAACAACACTCGATACAATTTTTACGGCTTTACTGAAGTAG
- a CDS encoding zinc-dependent alcohol dehydrogenase codes for MLAMNYRGPQRVRIDHKPIPEILHPQDAIVKVTRSCICGSDLHLYNGNVPDTRVGMTFGHEFIGIVEEIGSDVQKLKVGDHVIVPFNISCGKCAFCKQGLYGNCHESNPQATAVGGIFGYSHTAGGYDGGQAEYVRVPYADVGPTVIPPGMDLDDAVLLTDVVPTGYQAAEMGGIQPGDTVVVFGAGPVGIMAARCSWLFGAGRVIVLDHIDYRLEFVKNYANCEAYNFKEDMNDPVVFIKKTTDWMGADVCIDAVGAEAAGNAMQTITGRKMLLQAGSATAVHWAINSVKKGGIVSIVGVYGPTDNLVPIGNVVNKGLTIRANQASVKRLLPRLISHVQNGILNPKALITHRVPLEEVSDAYRIFSDKLDNCIKPVLIPPSARS; via the coding sequence ATGCTAGCTATGAATTACCGGGGGCCGCAGCGGGTCCGGATTGACCACAAACCCATCCCTGAAATACTACACCCTCAGGATGCGATTGTTAAGGTTACCCGTTCGTGTATCTGCGGGTCTGATTTGCATTTGTACAATGGGAATGTACCCGATACTCGTGTCGGCATGACCTTCGGGCATGAATTTATCGGCATTGTAGAAGAAATAGGTTCAGATGTACAGAAATTGAAAGTAGGCGATCATGTAATCGTACCTTTTAACATTTCCTGCGGAAAATGCGCTTTTTGTAAACAAGGTTTGTATGGAAATTGCCATGAGTCTAATCCGCAGGCTACAGCTGTAGGAGGTATTTTTGGTTATTCCCACACTGCAGGAGGCTACGATGGTGGCCAGGCAGAATATGTACGGGTACCCTACGCCGATGTGGGACCAACTGTGATTCCTCCAGGTATGGACCTGGACGATGCTGTATTGTTAACTGATGTAGTGCCAACTGGTTACCAGGCAGCAGAAATGGGCGGTATTCAACCTGGCGATACGGTAGTGGTTTTCGGAGCCGGACCAGTTGGAATTATGGCCGCCAGGTGTTCCTGGTTGTTTGGAGCCGGACGGGTTATTGTACTCGACCATATAGATTATCGCCTGGAATTTGTAAAAAACTATGCCAACTGTGAGGCTTATAACTTCAAAGAAGACATGAATGACCCAGTGGTGTTTATAAAGAAAACCACCGACTGGATGGGAGCCGATGTGTGTATTGATGCTGTAGGTGCCGAAGCAGCCGGAAACGCCATGCAGACCATTACCGGCCGGAAAATGCTATTACAGGCTGGTTCTGCTACTGCTGTGCACTGGGCGATTAATTCTGTAAAAAAAGGCGGTATTGTATCCATCGTAGGTGTGTATGGACCAACGGATAACCTGGTTCCAATAGGAAATGTCGTAAACAAAGGACTTACCATACGGGCAAATCAAGCATCAGTTAAACGCTTGTTGCCCAGACTGATTTCCCATGTTCAGAATGGTATTCTTAATCCCAAAGCCTTAATTACCCACCGGGTGCCTTTGGAAGAAGTATCTGATGCTTACCGAATATTTTCAGACAAGCTGGATAATTGTATCAAACCAGTTCTTATTCCACCATCAGCCAGATCTTAA